One Clostridium sp. CM027 genomic window carries:
- a CDS encoding aminotransferase class I/II-fold pyridoxal phosphate-dependent enzyme has protein sequence MSRLPLVDGVLKYIKEKNVSFCMPGHKGGLGFFKTIRGKELYENFIKGDITEVDGLDNLHHAEGIIKESQQLLSEYYGSIKSYFLVNGSTSGNLAMIFSSFNEGDKIIVERNCHRSIFNAIIMRKLKPVYIKNEIHPKYDVPFPLDKEHFSTLINENKDAKGIIVTYPNYYGICFDLSYITQIARKYNIKVLVDAAHGAHFGANKLLPENPLKMGVNMVVMSAHKTLPSLTQTAFLHVGKGTDISKVDFYASAFLSTSPSYMLLCSMDYARFYLQECGENDYEELIKICKFNRERINRLGKFHIIGEEDLLVVSENSTKYDNKYTMDLTRYILNVPKGYSGHKLLEYLRINNIQAEMSDSRNVVLIFSPFNNQQDFEVLYIALKNCDMNNLKGKYVELIDYGMPMPIMYPYEVMDREKTMVELKNSQGKISAVAIVPYPPGIPIVMPGERLDEDTIAVIEYYLQCNVTVLGINDGKVATVEK, from the coding sequence TTGTCAAGATTACCACTTGTAGATGGAGTGTTAAAATATATAAAAGAAAAAAATGTTTCCTTTTGTATGCCAGGGCATAAGGGAGGGCTTGGTTTTTTTAAAACGATAAGAGGCAAGGAGCTTTACGAAAATTTTATAAAGGGAGATATTACTGAGGTCGATGGACTAGATAATCTCCACCATGCAGAAGGAATAATTAAAGAGTCTCAACAGTTATTGAGTGAATACTATGGAAGTATTAAATCTTATTTTCTAGTGAATGGTAGTACTAGTGGGAACTTAGCTATGATTTTTTCATCCTTCAATGAGGGTGACAAAATCATTGTAGAGAGAAATTGTCATCGCTCGATATTTAATGCCATTATTATGAGAAAACTAAAGCCAGTATATATTAAAAATGAAATTCATCCAAAATATGATGTTCCTTTTCCTTTAGATAAGGAGCATTTTTCCACTTTAATTAATGAAAATAAAGATGCTAAAGGGATTATTGTTACCTACCCTAATTATTATGGTATATGCTTTGATTTATCATACATTACTCAAATTGCTAGAAAATATAATATTAAGGTATTAGTAGATGCCGCTCATGGTGCGCATTTTGGTGCCAATAAGTTATTACCCGAAAACCCTTTGAAAATGGGAGTTAATATGGTAGTTATGAGTGCGCATAAAACTCTACCTAGCCTAACGCAAACAGCTTTTTTACATGTAGGAAAAGGCACGGATATCAGTAAGGTAGATTTCTATGCAAGTGCCTTTTTAAGTACAAGTCCATCTTATATGCTTTTATGTTCTATGGATTATGCAAGATTTTATCTTCAAGAGTGTGGTGAAAATGATTATGAAGAGTTAATTAAAATATGTAAATTTAATAGAGAGAGAATCAATAGATTAGGCAAATTTCACATTATAGGTGAGGAAGATTTATTAGTTGTATCAGAGAATTCCACTAAATATGATAATAAGTATACTATGGATTTAACTAGATATATATTAAATGTACCTAAGGGGTATAGTGGACATAAGTTATTAGAATATTTAAGAATAAACAATATTCAAGCTGAAATGAGTGATAGTAGAAATGTAGTTTTAATATTTTCACCCTTTAATAATCAGCAGGATTTTGAAGTGTTATACATAGCCCTGAAAAACTGTGATATGAACAATTTAAAGGGGAAATATGTAGAATTAATAGATTATGGTATGCCAATGCCAATTATGTACCCATATGAAGTAATGGATAGAGAAAAAACTATGGTAGAGTTAAAAAATTCACAGGGGAAAATAAGTGCAGTAGCAATAGTTCCATATCCACCAGGAATACCTATTGTAATGCCTGGAGAAAGACTAGATGAGGATACTATAGCTGTTATAGAATATTACTTGCAATGCAATGTAACAGTACTTGGAATTAATGATGGGAAAGTAGCAACAGTAGAAAAATAG
- a CDS encoding sigma factor G inhibitor Gin has protein sequence MKKEKCIICRKPLNDGIIINGRGICNNCEGRIIESKANTDFYEYYKNCIRKTLVQFIPRGVTKDCQDYHL, from the coding sequence ATGAAAAAAGAAAAATGTATTATATGTAGAAAGCCTCTAAATGATGGTATAATAATAAATGGAAGAGGGATTTGCAATAATTGCGAAGGAAGAATTATAGAATCAAAGGCTAATACTGATTTTTATGAATATTACAAGAACTGTATAAGAAAGACTTTGGTGCAGTTTATACCAAGAGGAGTGACTAAGGATTGTCAAGATTACCACTTGTAG